The following is a genomic window from Janibacter sp. DB-40.
AGATGGCCCGCGCTGACCACCCGGTCGCGCTCTTCGTCGACTCCTTCACCGACCACTTCTCACCGCACGTCGGCCGCGCGACGGTGGCGGTCCTGCGGGAGGCGGGGTTCTCCCCCTTCGTCCCGGCGGAGGCGATGTGCTGCGGCCTGACGCTGATCTCCACCGGTCAGCTCGACGCGGCGAAGTCCACGCTGGACGACGCCGCGCGGGTGCTCGCCCCGGCGACGCACGCCGGCATCCCGGTGCTCGGGATGGAGCCGAGCTGCACGGCCGCCCTGCGCCACGACCTCCCGCGACTCGTCGACTCTGCCGCGGCCCGCACGGTCTCCACCAACGTGCGCACGGTCGCCGAGCTGCTCGGCACCGCCATCGACGAGGGCCGGTGGAGCGCGCCCGACCTCACCGGGACCGAGGTCGTCGCCCAGCCGCACTGCCACCAGCACGCGGTGATGAGCTGGAGCGCCGACGAGGCGCTGCTGGCGCGCACCGGCGCCACGGTGACCCGACTGGGCGGCTGCTGCGGGCTGGCGGGCAACTTCGGGGTCGAGCTCGGGCACTACGACGTCTCGGTCCAGGTGGCCGAGCTGCAGCTGCTCCCGGCGATCCGGCAGGCGGGCACCGACACGGTCCTCCTCGCGGACGGCTTCTCCTGCCAGACGCAGATCGCGGACCTGTCCGAGCGCGAGGGCGTGCACCTGGTCGAGCTCCTCTCGCGCGACGCATAGGCTTGACGCCCATGGCCAAGCAACGCACCCCCGAGGGGCCGCCCCCGCAGCCGCCGGTCCAGAAGCTGCGCATCCAGTACGCCCGGCGCGGGCGGCTGCGCTACTCCTCGACCCGTGACTTCGGTCGGGCGCTGGAGCGGGCGCTGCGCCGCTCCGGGGTGCCGATGGCCTACTCGGCCGGGTTCCACCCGCACCCGAAGATCTCCTACGCCAACGGTGCCCCCACGGGGGCGGCGAGCGAGGCGGAGTACTTCGAGATCTCGGTGACCGAGCAGGTCGACCCTGCCGCCGTGGCCGCGGCCCTGGACGAGGCGCTGCCCGAGGGCCTGGACATCGTCACGGTCGTCGAGGCGCGCCCGGGTTCGCTCGCGGACCGGCTGCAGGCCAGTCGCTGGGAGCTGCGCTTCCCGGGCGTGGAGCCGGCGGAGCTGGAGACGGCGGTCGCCGGATTCCTCGCCGAGGAGCGCATCGAGGTCGAGCGGATGTTCAAGAGGGGGATGAAGTCCTACGACGCGCGCGGGCCGGTCGAGTGGGCGCGTACCGGGGTCGCCGAGGACGGCTGTGCGATACTGAAGATGGTCGTGCGGCACACCACACCTGCCGTACGCCCCGACGACGTCCTCAGCGCGATCACCGCTGCCACCTCGTTCGCGCCGCCGCGGTCGCCGATCGCGACCCGGTTGGCGCAGGGGATCTGGAGCAGCGAGACCGAGAGCGTGGCCGATCCACTGGCCACCGACTGAGTCGCCGTCGGCCCCGTGGGGGTGCCGCGCACGGCGCGAGCCACCTCGAGGTAACACGGACTTGCTTCCGCGGGCCACCTGAGCCCGCGAACGCCGCGCCAGCGGCCTGGTCGCACCCTGCGAGGTGCCGGTGTGGGGCAGGGTCGCCGGCGCTGGAGGTGCCGCATGGCTCCCGAGAACGAGAACGTCGAGAATCCCACCGAGGAATCGACCCGGGTCGACCAGACCGAGGACGAGCAGACCCCGGAGCAGGCGCCCGCCGCCGCACCGGGCTTCGGGCTCCTCTTCCAGCCGCCCACGCCCGTCGCCGCCCCGCCCCGTCGCCAGCGCGACCCGGAGCCGTACGACGACGAGGACGAGGACGACGAGCGGGACTCGTCCGGGGACTCCGAGAGCGACTCCCAGCAGGGTGACGACTCGGACAACCAGCAGGGCGAAGGGGGTCGCAACCGGCGTCGTCGCCGTGGTGGGCGCGGGCGCAATCGCTCCTCCGACTCCTCCGACGGCGCCGACTCCGACGACGACGGCCCGAGCGGGTCGGGCTCCTCACAGAGCTCGTCCAAGGACTCGTCGAAGAAGTCCTCGAAGGAGTCCTCGAAGGAGTCCTCGAAGGACTCCTCCGACGACGGGGACGACGACGAGCAGAAGTCCTCGGGTGGACGCAGCCGCGGGCGCGGCCGGGGTCGCGGCCGCGGTAACGGCTCCTCGGGGCAGGACGAGCGCTCGTCCGACTCCGGCGATGACGGCAACGACAACGACAACGACGACGACTCCGACAGCGACTCCGGTGACGAGGACCAGTCCTCGGGCAGCTCGCGTCGTCGGCGCCGTCGCCGCCGTGGTGGCGGCGGCAGTGGTGGTGGCAACGGCGGCGGCAACGGTGGGGGCAACTCAGGTCAGGACGACCCGCCCGGGACCGTGACCAAGGTGCGCGAGTCGCGCCGCACCGAGCCGCAGGCGATCAAGGGCAGCACCCGCCTGGAGGCGAAGAAGCAGCGTCGCCGCGAGGGCCGCGAGGCCGGTCGGCGCCGCACGGTCATCACCGAGGCGGAGTTCCTCGCCCGCCGCGAGAGCGTCGAGCGGGTCATGGTCGTGCGCCAGCAGGATGACCGCACCCAGATCGGCGTGCTCGAGGACGGCGTGCTCGTCGAGCACTACGTCTCCCGGGAGACGACCTCGACGATGGTCGGCAATGTCTACCTCGGCCGCGTGCAGAACGTCCTGCCGAGCATGGAGGCCGCCTTCATCGACATCGGCAAGGGCCGTAACGCCGTGCTCTACGCCGGTGAGGTCAACTGGGACGCCCAGGGTGTCGGCAACGGCCAGGCGCGGCGCATCGAGAACGCCCTCTCCTCCGGCGACTCGGTCCTCGTCCAGGTGACGAAGGACCCGATCGGCCACAAGGGCGCGCGACTGACCTCGCAGGTCTCCCTGCCCGGGCGCTACCTGGTCTACGTGCCCGAGGGCAACATGACCGGCATCTCCCGCAAGCTGCCCGACACCGAGCGCTCACGCCTGAAGTCCATCCTCAAGCAGGTGGTCCCGGACAGCTCCGGCGTCATCGTGCGCACCGCCGCCGAGGGGGCCTCCGAGCAGGAGCTGACCGCCGACGTCGAGCGCCTGACGAAGGCCTGGTCGAGGATCAGTGACAAGGCCGAGGCCAAGAAGGGCAAGAAGACCTCCGCGGGCGGCGCCCCGACGCTCCTGCACGCCGAGCCGGACATGACCGTGCGCGTCATCCGCGACATCTTCAACGAGGACTTCGCGAAGATGGTCGTCTCCGGCGACGGTG
Proteins encoded in this region:
- a CDS encoding Rne/Rng family ribonuclease, producing MAPENENVENPTEESTRVDQTEDEQTPEQAPAAAPGFGLLFQPPTPVAAPPRRQRDPEPYDDEDEDDERDSSGDSESDSQQGDDSDNQQGEGGRNRRRRRGGRGRNRSSDSSDGADSDDDGPSGSGSSQSSSKDSSKKSSKESSKESSKDSSDDGDDDEQKSSGGRSRGRGRGRGRGNGSSGQDERSSDSGDDGNDNDNDDDSDSDSGDEDQSSGSSRRRRRRRRGGGGSGGGNGGGNGGGNSGQDDPPGTVTKVRESRRTEPQAIKGSTRLEAKKQRRREGREAGRRRTVITEAEFLARRESVERVMVVRQQDDRTQIGVLEDGVLVEHYVSRETTSTMVGNVYLGRVQNVLPSMEAAFIDIGKGRNAVLYAGEVNWDAQGVGNGQARRIENALSSGDSVLVQVTKDPIGHKGARLTSQVSLPGRYLVYVPEGNMTGISRKLPDTERSRLKSILKQVVPDSSGVIVRTAAEGASEQELTADVERLTKAWSRISDKAEAKKGKKTSAGGAPTLLHAEPDMTVRVIRDIFNEDFAKMVVSGDGAWEEIKRYVDDVAPDLADRLERWTGDRDVFAEHRIDEGIAKAMDRKVWLPSGGSLVIDRTEAMTVVDVNTGKFTGSGGNLEETVTKNNLEAAEEIVRQLRLRDIGGIIVVDFIDMVLEANRDLVVRRLLECLGRDRTKHQVAEVTSLGLVQMTRKRVGSGLIDVFSENCEACNGRGIIVHNEPVAHDHGGNGGGGSGSGGGGKSRRGRGKGGSDKDSQPKAAPEEEKDANGRTAAQIAAAAHAAAVKSIAEPGAGEDVAVGDPGARTPALEPEEPKKGEAPEPEPEAPAPEPAVVEATPEAAPEPEPEPEPEPEKKPARRRAGRRAASSAGAPVTLEPVDLTAPAATASAPLTQIAGESGDAPTTPVADPPAEPATPPRRKRKRVTAQAGPPAPEATD
- a CDS encoding TIGR03936 family radical SAM-associated protein, with amino-acid sequence MAKQRTPEGPPPQPPVQKLRIQYARRGRLRYSSTRDFGRALERALRRSGVPMAYSAGFHPHPKISYANGAPTGAASEAEYFEISVTEQVDPAAVAAALDEALPEGLDIVTVVEARPGSLADRLQASRWELRFPGVEPAELETAVAGFLAEERIEVERMFKRGMKSYDARGPVEWARTGVAEDGCAILKMVVRHTTPAVRPDDVLSAITAATSFAPPRSPIATRLAQGIWSSETESVADPLATD